Proteins from a single region of Desulfobacter postgatei 2ac9:
- a CDS encoding cob(I)yrinic acid a,c-diamide adenosyltransferase, giving the protein MKGYVQVYTGNGKGKTTAAIGIAVRAAGAGLGVFIIQFMKNGLYSEINALKKFDNIFVEQYGAGQFVKGKPSDAERAKCRQGYKRLCSIIEAGQHDLVIAEEANVACLCGLLSEEDLLHMIDIKPEHTELILTGRGAPAAVIDKADLVTEMREIKHYYQQGVAARVGIEK; this is encoded by the coding sequence GTGAAAGGTTACGTTCAGGTTTACACGGGCAATGGTAAAGGGAAAACAACCGCCGCTATCGGTATCGCAGTCAGGGCGGCCGGTGCCGGGCTTGGGGTTTTCATTATTCAGTTTATGAAAAACGGCCTCTATTCTGAAATAAACGCACTTAAAAAGTTCGATAATATCTTTGTTGAACAATATGGTGCCGGGCAATTTGTTAAAGGCAAACCGTCTGATGCAGAGAGAGCCAAATGCCGGCAAGGGTATAAACGGTTATGCAGCATCATTGAAGCCGGACAACATGATCTTGTTATCGCTGAGGAGGCCAATGTCGCCTGTTTATGCGGTTTACTTTCAGAGGAAGACCTATTACATATGATTGATATAAAACCTGAGCATACTGAACTTATTTTGACCGGACGCGGCGCTCCTGCTGCCGTTATCGATAAAGCAGATCTTGTAACGGAAATGAGAGAAATTAAACATTATTATCAACAAGGTGTTGCGGCCAGGGTGGGAATTGAGAAGTGA
- a CDS encoding CoA-binding protein produces MSQTNPFPYYVGVNNLEEIANKETRCVVMNLLGGESKGVTPTSHEFSGGNIVAGVQYGKSGGKLETKIGDIPAYGSIKEIIDAGIKFDTGVIYLPPTAVAAAAAELIAQNPDLKKIVILTEKVGVKDAAFIRAIAQEHKIDVFGGNCLGIGNSWDQVRVGGALGGNNPGESLVKGSVAVFSNSGNFSTTIPEYLKTAGFGTSTVLSSGKDLYIHFAFPEFLYCAENDPRTKAIFCYIEPGGYYEKMALDWIADGTIKLTKPIVACVTGRWKANLSRAVGHAGAIAGGGDDALAKEKWFDSYFGVEMFNPDKPKASKKGVRIESIQDAPTAMAAVYKEIGENSDFPPKGDLSLKPWFVNDQGLDLPAKLKMAAVEAMEPYNDAIKKLGNQVGAQLTRESMRNKSGASRMNSKTDVTEVHGVPVLDLVVKHFALSNFFAVSSVMPDEKYLPLANAIMNYFTAVGTQYMDITARARANGALPNAYLGAAVLTSGNCKLYQDMTEMTQKMIDLFYVDIFGDASVNDTLVAEKVAQKIMPQGETTAKEAEVAAFFGKLLAKEGLETIFTKYAQKYAEANSDVNKLSLLLAAMSLSVIWTPLVDRQMTRETAHEVATYLACNGVLVGCCAPQYEVNDFYKSLVELSDLSVLNTDFATTCFKLLFNRDCNAREQFATNGLLNLLMSNGPGTISAKGAKESVSGGNYIATCYSGWMNNTGRDHGGNGFEAIKFLKDAFGDFDPYLEPDDAKRDAKMKAIAQATAEKYLSTKQTAKREGIMNYFKVPCVNHPVFKGKPVNYDPREVFMDKLFAERNEINHFQVFYHHLVKAMFEVGATKNVFCVNIDGVIATISLDLLWKDVNSGKIDAKAMQDIAFILFLLGRMVGCSAEIADHKARGMIMDCRTPASQVEFVG; encoded by the coding sequence ATGAGCCAAACTAATCCCTTCCCCTACTACGTGGGAGTAAATAATCTAGAAGAAATAGCAAATAAAGAGACCCGGTGCGTAGTGATGAACCTTCTGGGTGGTGAAAGTAAAGGCGTAACCCCCACATCACACGAATTCAGCGGCGGTAACATTGTTGCTGGTGTTCAATACGGAAAATCCGGTGGAAAACTGGAAACCAAAATCGGTGATATCCCTGCATACGGCAGTATTAAAGAGATTATTGACGCCGGTATCAAATTTGATACAGGTGTTATCTACCTGCCGCCCACAGCAGTTGCAGCCGCAGCTGCCGAGCTGATCGCCCAGAATCCCGACCTGAAAAAAATCGTTATTTTGACTGAAAAAGTCGGTGTAAAAGATGCTGCGTTTATCCGCGCCATCGCACAGGAACATAAAATTGACGTATTTGGCGGAAATTGCCTGGGTATCGGCAACTCCTGGGACCAGGTACGTGTTGGTGGCGCCCTGGGTGGTAACAACCCGGGTGAATCCCTTGTAAAAGGCAGCGTTGCTGTTTTCAGTAACTCCGGTAACTTCAGTACCACCATCCCTGAATACCTGAAGACTGCCGGTTTCGGTACATCCACCGTACTGAGTTCCGGTAAAGACCTTTATATCCACTTTGCCTTCCCTGAATTCCTCTATTGCGCAGAAAATGATCCGCGTACCAAAGCGATCTTCTGCTATATTGAGCCCGGCGGATATTACGAAAAAATGGCCCTTGACTGGATTGCCGACGGCACCATCAAGCTGACCAAACCCATCGTAGCTTGCGTAACCGGTCGCTGGAAAGCAAACCTGAGCCGCGCGGTTGGTCATGCCGGCGCCATTGCCGGTGGCGGTGATGATGCCCTTGCAAAAGAGAAATGGTTTGATTCATATTTTGGTGTTGAGATGTTCAACCCTGACAAACCCAAAGCGTCCAAAAAGGGTGTCAGAATTGAATCCATCCAGGATGCGCCGACAGCTATGGCCGCTGTTTACAAAGAGATCGGTGAAAATAGCGATTTCCCACCCAAAGGCGACTTGAGCCTGAAACCCTGGTTTGTAAATGATCAGGGCCTGGATCTTCCTGCAAAACTGAAAATGGCTGCCGTTGAAGCCATGGAACCCTACAACGATGCCATCAAAAAACTTGGTAATCAGGTGGGTGCCCAGCTGACCAGAGAATCCATGCGCAACAAGTCCGGCGCAAGCCGCATGAATTCGAAAACCGACGTTACCGAAGTACATGGTGTTCCGGTTCTTGATCTTGTTGTAAAACACTTTGCCCTTTCCAACTTCTTTGCCGTATCTTCTGTAATGCCCGATGAGAAATATCTGCCGCTAGCCAATGCCATAATGAACTATTTTACAGCTGTGGGTACGCAGTACATGGATATTACCGCCCGTGCCCGCGCTAATGGCGCCCTGCCTAACGCTTATCTTGGCGCTGCAGTCTTAACATCCGGTAACTGCAAGCTGTATCAAGACATGACAGAGATGACCCAAAAAATGATCGATCTTTTCTATGTCGATATCTTTGGCGATGCTTCTGTAAACGATACGCTTGTTGCTGAAAAAGTGGCACAGAAGATTATGCCCCAGGGTGAAACAACAGCTAAAGAAGCAGAAGTTGCTGCATTCTTCGGTAAACTGCTGGCCAAAGAAGGTTTGGAAACCATCTTCACCAAATATGCCCAGAAATATGCCGAAGCAAACAGTGATGTAAACAAACTCAGCCTGCTTCTGGCTGCCATGAGCTTAAGCGTTATCTGGACGCCTCTGGTTGACAGGCAGATGACCCGTGAAACCGCTCATGAAGTTGCTACATATCTGGCATGCAACGGCGTCCTTGTCGGTTGCTGCGCACCCCAGTATGAGGTCAACGATTTCTACAAATCCTTGGTAGAACTCAGCGATCTGTCCGTGCTGAATACTGACTTTGCAACAACCTGCTTTAAACTGCTGTTCAACCGTGATTGCAATGCAAGAGAACAGTTTGCCACCAACGGCCTGCTCAACCTGCTGATGTCCAACGGCCCGGGCACCATCAGTGCCAAGGGTGCCAAGGAATCCGTCAGTGGCGGTAACTATATCGCTACATGCTACTCCGGCTGGATGAACAACACCGGTCGTGACCATGGCGGCAACGGTTTTGAAGCCATCAAGTTCCTCAAAGATGCCTTTGGTGACTTTGATCCGTACCTGGAACCCGATGACGCCAAGCGCGATGCCAAGATGAAAGCGATTGCCCAGGCCACTGCAGAAAAATACCTGAGCACCAAACAAACGGCAAAACGCGAAGGTATTATGAACTACTTCAAGGTACCGTGCGTAAACCATCCTGTATTCAAAGGAAAACCGGTTAACTACGATCCGCGTGAAGTTTTCATGGACAAACTGTTCGCTGAAAGAAACGAGATCAACCACTTCCAGGTATTCTATCATCACCTGGTTAAAGCGATGTTTGAAGTTGGCGCTACCAAGAACGTATTCTGCGTGAATATTGATGGCGTTATCGCAACCATCTCCCTTGACCTGCTCTGGAAAGATGTAAACAGCGGAAAAATTGATGCCAAAGCTATGCAGGATATCGCATTTATCTTGTTCCTGCTTGGTCGTATGGTGGGTTGCTCTGCTGAAATTGCTGACCACAAAGCTCGCGGTATGATCATGGATTGCCGTACGCCTGCAAGCCAGGTTGAATTTGTTGGCTAA
- a CDS encoding ATP-grasp domain-containing protein — translation MDIVDFPVAETLTENATKEQIEALIKKGGKVVVKPSFMGSAGKKGKAGLVKIVDNYADANQARKDLCFAEYKQGNTTHKANGCTFEEFVASDSELYVSITTSTITRTPTMLLIVEGGVEVEELPPEKKAIIPFNPNEGLRGYHVNDALIKLGCPKAFISPLVQQIPKLWDLYNNYGLTMIEINPIRMQKGKRPVPVACDVKAAFDQDDPAHTRIKFPNEVFATELTEFETEINQLRTYQGQSDVVELNPNGTILPFMFGGGANSAATEVLGDKAMFSSDFGGNPPYAKMKEIASICYKHFLKNANIVQIIGGKANNTDIFVTIKAMLDALRENIHLNPNVHVIIGRGGPNVVQGMIYARDLLDSMKVPYKMFGFDSSMIGVLNYTLELDAWITANKK, via the coding sequence ATGGATATCGTTGATTTCCCTGTAGCAGAGACCCTGACAGAAAATGCTACCAAAGAACAGATTGAAGCGCTGATCAAAAAAGGCGGCAAAGTCGTTGTAAAACCGTCTTTCATGGGCAGTGCCGGTAAAAAAGGAAAAGCAGGGCTGGTAAAAATTGTCGACAACTATGCAGACGCCAACCAGGCCAGAAAAGATCTTTGCTTTGCCGAATATAAGCAGGGCAATACAACACATAAGGCAAACGGCTGCACATTTGAAGAATTTGTCGCATCAGATTCAGAGCTTTATGTAAGTATTACAACATCTACAATCACCAGAACGCCGACCATGCTGCTGATTGTTGAAGGTGGTGTTGAAGTTGAAGAGCTGCCGCCCGAGAAAAAAGCGATCATTCCGTTTAACCCCAATGAAGGCCTCAGAGGTTATCATGTGAATGATGCCCTGATCAAACTGGGATGCCCCAAAGCCTTCATCAGTCCGCTGGTACAGCAGATTCCCAAACTGTGGGATCTTTATAACAATTATGGTCTGACCATGATTGAGATCAACCCCATTCGTATGCAAAAAGGCAAACGTCCCGTTCCGGTTGCCTGCGACGTTAAAGCCGCTTTTGATCAGGACGATCCCGCACATACCCGCATCAAATTCCCCAATGAAGTATTTGCTACGGAATTGACCGAATTCGAAACTGAAATCAACCAGCTGAGAACCTATCAGGGACAGAGCGACGTTGTGGAACTTAACCCCAACGGAACCATCCTGCCCTTCATGTTCGGCGGTGGTGCCAACAGTGCTGCCACTGAGGTTCTGGGCGACAAAGCAATGTTTTCATCTGACTTTGGTGGAAACCCGCCCTATGCAAAGATGAAAGAGATTGCAAGCATTTGCTACAAGCACTTTCTGAAGAATGCCAACATTGTTCAGATTATTGGTGGTAAAGCTAACAATACCGATATTTTCGTTACCATCAAAGCGATGCTGGATGCCCTGAGAGAAAACATTCATCTGAATCCTAATGTTCACGTTATAATCGGTCGTGGTGGACCAAACGTCGTGCAGGGAATGATTTATGCCCGTGACCTTCTTGACAGTATGAAAGTTCCTTACAAAATGTTCGGTTTCGACAGTAGTATGATTGGTGTATTGAATTACACCCTGGAACTGGATGCATGGATTACAGCAAATAAAAAATAA
- the hisS gene encoding histidine--tRNA ligase, translating into MQTIRGFRDILPEQIALWQKVEQEAAALFESFGYREIRIPIVEKTALFARSIGETTDIVEKEMYTFEDRTGDMLTLRPEATASICRAYIQHKMYAAEPVRKFYLTGPMFRRERPQKGRYRQFYQIDAEVFGVESPYIDSELIFLLHTLLRRLGLEGLSAHINSLGCPVCRPDFQKALLDFLGERKDNLCENCKRRLVKNPLRILDCKVETCRQALEGSPATVDHLCPDCRTHFETVKTSLEKLGVDFMIDDTLVRGLDYYTRTAWEVQTTTLGAQSAVAGGGRYDRLVEELGGPSTPAIGFAIGFDRLVEVMEQLDTQVCEKGPDLFIVSLGADAQAYAFEWSCRLNTMGIRTDSDFRGKSMKALMKRANKVNAAFVLIIGDNELAQKKLVLRNMATKEQTEIGLDNLVNDLAQLIKN; encoded by the coding sequence ATGCAGACCATACGTGGATTCAGAGACATTTTACCGGAACAAATTGCTCTGTGGCAAAAGGTGGAACAAGAAGCGGCAGCCCTGTTTGAATCCTTTGGATACAGGGAAATCCGTATCCCTATTGTGGAAAAGACAGCGCTGTTTGCCCGGAGTATTGGAGAAACGACCGATATTGTCGAAAAGGAGATGTATACCTTTGAAGACAGAACAGGGGATATGCTCACACTGCGGCCCGAGGCCACAGCATCCATTTGCAGGGCATATATCCAACATAAAATGTATGCTGCCGAACCGGTACGCAAGTTTTATCTGACAGGCCCCATGTTTCGCAGAGAGCGGCCGCAAAAGGGTCGCTATCGCCAGTTTTACCAGATTGATGCAGAGGTTTTTGGGGTTGAATCCCCTTATATTGACAGTGAACTGATTTTTCTCTTACACACCTTGCTGCGCCGCCTCGGGCTTGAAGGCCTTTCGGCCCATATCAACAGCCTTGGCTGCCCCGTCTGCCGTCCTGATTTTCAAAAAGCCCTGCTCGATTTTTTAGGCGAGCGAAAAGACAATCTGTGTGAGAACTGCAAACGCAGGCTGGTTAAAAATCCGCTGCGGATACTGGACTGTAAAGTAGAAACATGCAGGCAGGCCCTTGAGGGCTCGCCTGCCACAGTGGATCACCTGTGCCCGGACTGCCGTACCCATTTTGAAACCGTGAAAACCAGTCTTGAAAAACTTGGTGTGGATTTCATGATTGACGACACCCTGGTTCGTGGACTTGACTATTATACCCGTACCGCCTGGGAGGTTCAGACCACAACGCTTGGTGCCCAGTCCGCCGTTGCCGGCGGCGGCCGGTACGATCGTCTGGTGGAAGAGCTCGGTGGGCCTTCAACACCGGCCATCGGCTTTGCCATCGGCTTTGACCGTCTGGTGGAAGTTATGGAACAACTTGACACCCAGGTGTGTGAAAAGGGCCCGGACCTTTTTATTGTCAGCCTGGGAGCAGATGCCCAGGCATATGCATTTGAATGGTCCTGCAGACTGAATACCATGGGCATAAGAACAGATTCGGATTTCCGTGGAAAAAGCATGAAAGCGTTGATGAAACGGGCAAACAAGGTTAATGCCGCTTTTGTTCTCATTATCGGGGACAATGAACTTGCCCAAAAAAAACTTGTTCTGCGCAATATGGCTACCAAGGAACAAACGGAAATCGGCCTGGATAATCTGGTGAATGATTTGGCACAATTAATTAAAAATTAA
- the aspS gene encoding aspartate--tRNA ligase, with protein MTDLLGDMKRTHSCIELGDSHIGQDVVLMGWVQHRRDHGGVIFVDLRDREGITQIVFDPSFSANVHEKAQEIRSEYVLGIKGKVSARPDDMVNPRMTTGAIEVLVDELRIFSRAKTPAFQIEDRVDASETIRLQYRYLDLRRTQLKNNILARHKTTMTVRNYLDAQGFVDIETPFLTKSTPEGARDYLVPSRVNQGDFYALPQSPQLFKQLLMISGFDRYYQIVKCFRDEDLRADRQPEFTQIDMELSFVDEHQVMEISEGLIKAIFKKVLDLDFPEPFPSMTWAEAMDRFGLDRPDLRFGLELKNVSDIVANADFKVFASVVKNGGLVKAINVKGCADFTRKQIDELTEFAAVYRAKGLAWIKIKDDQWQSPIAKFFSDDEKEALKKRLDLEPGDIVFFVADQPKITNEALGQLRNELARRLGLIDDSEFKFTWITHFPMFEYDETEKRYQALHHPFTAPTESDLDKLETTPLEVNSRAYDLVLNGVEIGGGSIRIHDSKLQQRVLKCLGIGEEEAKEKFGFLLEALTFGAPPHGGLAFGLDRLVMLLCREDSIRNVIAFPKTQKATCLMTQAPSKAAAAQLQELAIKTVKPLD; from the coding sequence GTGACTGATTTACTTGGAGATATGAAACGCACACACTCCTGCATTGAGTTGGGAGACAGCCACATTGGTCAGGACGTCGTACTCATGGGGTGGGTTCAGCACCGCCGGGACCACGGCGGCGTTATTTTTGTGGACCTTCGGGACCGGGAAGGCATTACTCAGATTGTATTTGATCCGTCGTTCTCCGCGAATGTCCATGAAAAAGCCCAGGAAATCAGAAGCGAATATGTCCTGGGCATCAAAGGAAAAGTGTCGGCAAGACCTGATGACATGGTCAACCCCAGGATGACCACCGGTGCCATAGAGGTGCTTGTGGACGAGCTGCGGATTTTTTCCAGGGCCAAAACACCGGCCTTTCAGATTGAAGACCGGGTTGATGCATCGGAAACCATACGACTCCAGTACCGTTATCTGGATTTAAGGCGTACCCAGCTAAAAAACAATATCCTGGCCCGTCACAAAACCACCATGACCGTTCGAAATTATCTGGACGCCCAAGGGTTTGTGGACATTGAAACCCCGTTTCTAACCAAAAGTACGCCCGAAGGCGCCAGGGATTATCTGGTCCCCTCCCGGGTTAACCAGGGCGATTTTTACGCCCTGCCCCAGTCTCCCCAGCTCTTCAAACAGCTTTTGATGATTTCCGGCTTTGACCGGTATTACCAGATTGTCAAATGCTTCAGGGACGAGGACCTGCGGGCGGATCGCCAGCCCGAGTTCACCCAGATCGATATGGAACTCTCCTTTGTGGATGAACACCAGGTGATGGAAATTAGCGAAGGATTGATCAAGGCCATATTCAAAAAGGTGCTGGATTTGGACTTCCCCGAACCTTTCCCCAGCATGACCTGGGCCGAGGCCATGGACCGGTTCGGGTTAGACCGTCCTGATTTAAGGTTTGGCCTGGAATTGAAAAATGTCTCCGATATTGTGGCCAATGCGGACTTCAAAGTGTTTGCCTCTGTGGTTAAAAACGGCGGCCTGGTCAAGGCCATCAATGTCAAGGGCTGTGCAGATTTTACCCGAAAACAGATTGATGAACTCACCGAATTTGCAGCCGTTTACAGGGCCAAGGGCCTTGCCTGGATAAAAATAAAAGACGATCAGTGGCAGTCCCCCATTGCAAAATTCTTCTCTGATGATGAAAAAGAGGCATTGAAGAAACGCCTGGATCTTGAACCCGGTGATATTGTCTTTTTTGTGGCAGATCAGCCCAAAATCACCAATGAGGCCCTGGGTCAGTTGAGAAACGAGTTGGCACGCAGACTTGGGCTCATTGATGACAGTGAGTTCAAATTTACCTGGATCACCCATTTTCCGATGTTTGAATATGATGAAACGGAAAAACGCTACCAGGCGCTTCATCATCCGTTTACCGCACCCACGGAATCGGACCTGGACAAACTGGAGACCACTCCCCTGGAAGTTAACTCCCGGGCCTATGACCTGGTTCTCAACGGTGTTGAAATCGGCGGCGGCAGTATCCGTATCCATGACAGCAAACTGCAGCAACGGGTCCTCAAATGCTTAGGAATCGGTGAGGAAGAAGCAAAGGAGAAGTTCGGGTTCCTGCTGGAAGCCCTGACGTTTGGCGCACCTCCCCACGGCGGGCTGGCATTTGGCCTGGATCGTCTGGTTATGCTGCTTTGTCGTGAGGATTCCATCCGCAATGTCATTGCCTTTCCAAAAACCCAGAAAGCCACCTGCCTGATGACGCAGGCGCCCTCAAAAGCTGCGGCGGCCCAGCTCCAGGAGCTGGCCATTAAAACGGTAAAGCCACTGGATTAA
- the minE gene encoding cell division topological specificity factor MinE — MLQEFLRRFRGQKRSSDEAKKRLQFSLVYDKLEVNDTILTDLQTDIVNVISKYFEIDRDALELKVKNDNQVSALVFNTPILHVKRKQA; from the coding sequence ATGCTGCAAGAATTTTTGAGACGGTTCAGAGGCCAGAAAAGAAGTAGTGACGAAGCAAAAAAGCGTCTTCAATTTTCTTTAGTTTACGACAAACTTGAAGTGAACGACACTATTTTGACTGATCTTCAGACGGATATCGTTAATGTGATATCAAAATATTTTGAAATTGATAGAGATGCATTGGAGCTTAAGGTAAAAAATGACAACCAGGTCTCTGCCCTTGTGTTTAACACCCCTATTCTCCACGTGAAAAGAAAACAGGCCTGA
- the minD gene encoding septum site-determining protein MinD: MEGKIIVVTSGKGGVGKTTATSSIGAALALEGKRVAIVDMDIGLRNLDVVMGLENRIVFNIVDVVQGRCKIDQAAIRDRRIDNLFLIPASQSDNKDVLTPEGVEQVANDLRTKFDYVIMDSPAGIERGFENATVGANEAIVICTPDVSAVRDADRVIGLLYARSIEPKLVVNRIEPMRVERGEMLSHEDVLDILSIELAGLVPMDEKVLISSNTGTPLVLQNDSIAGQAFRRIAKRLNGEDVPIEVPNRKTSVWRKLSKTFGLR; this comes from the coding sequence TTGGAAGGAAAAATTATTGTCGTAACATCTGGAAAGGGCGGCGTGGGAAAAACAACAGCGACCTCTTCCATTGGCGCGGCCCTGGCTCTTGAAGGAAAAAGGGTCGCCATTGTGGATATGGATATCGGACTGCGCAACCTTGATGTGGTCATGGGCCTGGAAAATCGGATTGTTTTTAATATTGTAGATGTGGTCCAGGGCCGATGCAAGATTGACCAGGCAGCCATTCGGGACAGACGTATTGACAATCTTTTTCTAATCCCGGCCTCCCAAAGTGATAATAAAGATGTGCTGACACCGGAAGGAGTTGAACAGGTGGCCAACGATTTGCGCACAAAATTTGATTATGTGATCATGGATTCTCCGGCCGGAATTGAAAGAGGGTTTGAAAACGCCACGGTCGGCGCCAATGAAGCGATTGTGATCTGCACCCCGGATGTCTCCGCCGTCAGGGATGCAGATCGGGTTATCGGCCTGTTGTATGCGCGCTCTATAGAGCCCAAGCTTGTTGTCAACCGTATAGAGCCGATGCGTGTGGAACGTGGTGAAATGCTCAGCCATGAAGATGTGCTGGATATATTGTCAATTGAGCTGGCAGGACTTGTGCCCATGGATGAAAAGGTTCTCATATCCTCCAACACCGGTACGCCCCTGGTGCTTCAGAATGATTCTATCGCCGGACAGGCCTTTCGCAGGATTGCTAAACGTCTCAATGGCGAAGATGTTCCCATTGAGGTACCGAACCGAAAAACCAGTGTATGGCGCAAATTGAGTAAAACTTTTGGGTTAAGATAA
- a CDS encoding septum site-determining protein MinC encodes MINFDNTAPVKLKGAGSGLWITIDPSHPESEIIAEIDRLLDKLKHLAINADVTLDIGDASGQEELIDRIKSHLERDFELGTISTSPKKRSIPTERRRQRDLSKGWNHHKSDVLMLRGRVRSGQKINAKKHLVITGDVNPGAELTAGGDIIVLGTLTGKVHAGYPENNGAMIFSLAFNPSLVKIGLITATGAGESGRQGPEFACVEQGGIVVKNYMKENPFKRMPWPEVI; translated from the coding sequence ATGATAAATTTTGATAACACCGCTCCTGTCAAACTCAAAGGTGCCGGTAGCGGGTTATGGATTACCATAGACCCCTCCCACCCGGAGTCTGAAATCATTGCTGAAATTGACAGATTATTGGACAAACTCAAACATCTGGCCATAAATGCAGATGTGACCCTTGATATCGGTGATGCAAGCGGGCAGGAGGAACTGATTGACAGGATAAAATCACACCTTGAACGCGATTTTGAGCTCGGCACTATTTCGACTTCCCCCAAAAAACGCTCCATTCCCACCGAACGGCGCCGTCAAAGGGATCTGTCCAAGGGCTGGAACCATCATAAAAGTGACGTGCTTATGCTCAGGGGCAGGGTACGCTCGGGTCAGAAAATCAATGCCAAAAAACATCTGGTAATTACAGGAGACGTGAACCCGGGTGCAGAGCTTACCGCAGGCGGCGACATTATAGTGCTCGGGACTCTGACAGGAAAAGTCCATGCAGGATACCCGGAAAATAATGGGGCCATGATATTCTCCCTGGCATTTAATCCAAGTTTGGTAAAGATAGGACTGATAACAGCCACCGGAGCCGGCGAGTCAGGAAGGCAGGGTCCCGAATTTGCGTGTGTGGAGCAGGGGGGCATTGTGGTTAAAAATTATATGAAAGAAAATCCGTTTAAACGGATGCCCTGGCCGGAAGTGATTTAA
- a CDS encoding hybrid sensor histidine kinase/response regulator: protein MEHITTATQFEKTDAVEALANGIAHDVNNLLTAIKGHASLMLNNVNPTDPLYGHIIEILSSVDKGSDLANQLLGFAMADEVYLTRMDVNRLVRSVLETLNMKGLRIILDVSLHAKPLIIKGDPEKIKQVVTAIVNNALQAMPEGGKLSVRTEAAAILNGTADAFGLESGFFCKITISDTGIGMDSATLEKIFKAFYSHNHNQFPEKKGLGLTFAKKIVRHHKGVIDVWSSLNVGSSFSVILPLAEDNHHIDDLPSAQEELKLGHECVLLVDDEQRILNVGRTICKALGYTVFTAASGKDALKIYAEKKNDINIVVLDMIMPGMDGLDVFMALKKLNPDIKVLLSTGYAIDENAQEMLRQGCKGYILKPYSVVDFSHKLREILE, encoded by the coding sequence ATGGAACATATTACAACTGCAACCCAGTTTGAGAAAACAGATGCTGTGGAGGCGCTTGCCAACGGCATTGCCCATGACGTAAACAATCTGTTGACCGCCATCAAGGGGCATGCCTCTTTGATGCTGAATAATGTGAATCCCACAGACCCGCTCTACGGCCATATTATTGAAATTTTGTCCAGCGTTGACAAGGGCTCTGATCTTGCCAACCAACTGCTCGGCTTTGCCATGGCCGATGAGGTCTATTTAACACGCATGGATGTCAATAGGCTGGTTCGCTCTGTGTTGGAAACCCTGAATATGAAGGGACTCCGGATCATCCTGGATGTAAGTCTGCATGCTAAGCCTTTAATTATCAAAGGCGATCCTGAAAAAATTAAACAGGTGGTCACCGCCATAGTCAATAATGCATTGCAGGCCATGCCCGAAGGGGGCAAACTTTCCGTGCGCACGGAAGCTGCCGCAATTCTTAATGGTACGGCAGACGCCTTTGGATTGGAATCGGGTTTTTTTTGTAAAATTACCATATCCGATACGGGTATCGGCATGGACAGCGCCACCCTGGAAAAAATATTCAAAGCCTTTTATTCCCACAACCATAACCAGTTCCCCGAAAAAAAGGGGCTGGGTCTTACTTTTGCCAAGAAAATTGTAAGACATCACAAGGGCGTCATTGATGTATGGAGTTCTTTAAATGTCGGTTCTTCTTTTTCCGTTATTCTCCCCCTGGCAGAGGACAACCACCACATAGATGACCTGCCGTCTGCCCAGGAAGAACTGAAGCTTGGCCATGAGTGCGTGCTTCTGGTGGATGATGAACAGCGCATTCTCAACGTTGGACGTACAATATGCAAGGCCCTGGGCTATACGGTTTTCACAGCCGCTTCCGGCAAGGATGCCTTAAAAATCTACGCAGAAAAAAAGAACGACATAAATATTGTGGTTCTGGATATGATCATGCCGGGCATGGATGGGCTGGATGTCTTTATGGCGTTGAAAAAACTTAACCCCGATATTAAGGTTCTGCTCTCCACAGGATATGCTATTGATGAAAATGCCCAGGAAATGCTCAGGCAGGGTTGCAAGGGATATATTCTCAAACCCTATTCCGTGGTGGATTTTTCACATAAATTAAGAGAGATCCTTGAATGA